A window of Photobacterium sp. GJ3 contains these coding sequences:
- a CDS encoding DUF2007 domain-containing protein, which yields MKVVARFSFPHEAHIAKASLEAAGIESVIADEHTINAQWLYSDAIGGVRLMVTEPDQHEAIAILATDFSMAVEQGTALSDEIRCPHCGDHHYTPFTKGKRPAFVVFLLLGFPLFYYQHGYQCQSCGEFFKADDE from the coding sequence ATGAAAGTTGTCGCAAGGTTTTCATTCCCACATGAAGCGCATATTGCGAAAGCGAGCCTTGAAGCGGCGGGTATTGAAAGTGTGATTGCAGATGAGCATACCATCAATGCGCAGTGGCTCTATTCTGATGCAATTGGTGGTGTTCGCTTGATGGTGACAGAGCCGGATCAACATGAAGCCATCGCAATCTTGGCAACCGATTTTTCAATGGCGGTTGAGCAAGGCACAGCCTTGAGTGATGAGATACGTTGCCCGCATTGTGGCGATCATCATTACACACCGTTCACTAAAGGCAAACGGCCAGCATTTGTCGTGTTTCTGCTGCTCGGATTCCCACTGTTTTATTATCAGCATGGTTATCAATGTCAGTCTTGTGGTGAATTTTTCAAGGCTGACGATGAGTAA
- a CDS encoding class I SAM-dependent methyltransferase codes for MSQENQWEQFAQNFEARNNYVVGMTNIDLLKGELRAFSDPGRLLELGCGNGTYTQCFLDSASEIIATDISEEMVRITQERFQSALNVRVELADCFQLPYQDSAFDTVFMANVLHIIPNPEIALAEGFRVLKSGGRLIVASFTLHGMSLIHQMLMRYRYTKMYGKKSSTAIKLTPGLASDMVSAAGFHVETCRLIGHHVKAVYLVACKSADSHRIS; via the coding sequence ATGTCACAAGAAAACCAATGGGAACAATTCGCACAAAACTTTGAAGCACGGAATAACTATGTTGTAGGTATGACGAATATTGACCTCCTCAAAGGTGAGCTAAGGGCGTTCTCGGATCCTGGCCGGCTGCTGGAACTGGGGTGCGGGAATGGTACTTATACCCAGTGTTTCCTTGATTCGGCGTCTGAAATCATTGCCACAGATATTTCTGAAGAGATGGTCCGCATCACTCAGGAACGCTTTCAATCCGCACTGAATGTGCGTGTTGAACTGGCAGATTGCTTTCAGCTGCCGTATCAGGATAGCGCTTTTGATACTGTGTTTATGGCGAACGTATTACACATTATTCCGAACCCGGAAATAGCGTTGGCGGAAGGTTTCCGGGTGTTAAAATCCGGTGGTCGTTTGATTGTCGCCAGTTTTACTTTGCATGGGATGAGCCTGATCCACCAGATGCTGATGCGATACCGGTACACGAAAATGTACGGCAAAAAATCTTCAACGGCGATTAAGCTGACACCAGGGTTGGCATCAGACATGGTGAGTGCCGCTGGATTCCATGTTGAAACGTGTCGGTTGATTGGCCATCACGTGAAAGCGGTTTATCTGGTTGCATGCAAGTCGGCCGATTCACACCGAATCTCGTAA